The sequence GGTCCTGATCCGCCGGTTTCACGTTATTCATCTTGGCCCAGGGCAGAGTGGCCACCAGCGCGGCGCGGCGCGTCCACATATGGTCGGAGCGCGACCAGGCCTCCACCGTGTCCAGCCGCTCAGGATCCGCCTGCAGCCGCTTGGCAATGGCGGAACAGACGTGATCGGCAATGGCCCAGCTGTCGAACTCCGGCACCCAGGTTTGCAGCAGCGCCCAGATAGCCTGGTCGTCCTTGATCCGGGCCTGCGTCAGCAGTTTGGCGGCGGCGATGCGGGCCTCGAAGACATCGCTCTCCCACAGGGCCCGCGCCAGCCCGGCACGTTCTTCAGTGTTCAAGGTTTGCCGCCAGGCTTTGGTCAGATCATTGGTGGCCGGGTTGGGCACGCCAAGAACCGCGCGGGTTTGCTTGTGATAGGCGGCCATCTGTTCTGCCCGGCCGGGTTCGGCCAAGGCTTTCAGCTGCGCCAGAGCCTCCTGCAGCGTCACGGCGGTCACTCGACCGTTACCGATTTCGCCAGGTTGCGCGGCTGGTCCACATCGGTGCCCTTGGCCACCGCAGTGTGATACGCCAAGAGCTGGGCGGGAATGGCGTAGAGGATCGGTGTCAGCGCCTCCTTGACCCGCGGCATCCGGATGGCGCACCAGACGTCGTCGCCGGCCTCGTTGATCCCGTCCTGGTCGGAGATCATCAGCACCTTGCCCTTGCGGGCCAGCACCTCCTGCATGTTGGAGACGGATTTGTCAAAAAGCGCATCCTTGGGCGTCAGCACCACCACCGGCATGTTCTTGTCAATCAGCGCGATGGGGCCGTGCTTCAGCTCGCCGGAGGCATAGGCCTCGGCATGGATGTAGCTGATTTCCTTGAGTTTCAGCGCGCCCTCCAGCGCCAGCGGGAACATCAGCCCGCGGCCCAGGAACAGCACATCGCGGGCTTCGCTCACCTTCTGAGCGGCCTGGCGGATCGCCTCGTTCTGCTCCAGCGCGGAAGACAGGACATTGGGCAGGCCGCGGATCGCGGTGGCATACTCTGCCATCTCCTCAGCACTCAGGTGTCCGCGGTCGCAGGCGGCCTTGAGCGCCAGCGCCAGCAGCACCGTCAGCTGGCAGGTGAAGGCCTTGGTGGAGGCGACGCCGATTTCAGGGCCGGCAAAGATCGGCAGCGCCAGATCGCTTTCCCGCGCGATGGAGCTTTCGGGAACGTTGACCACCGACAGGATCTTGTTCGCCTTCTCCTGACAAAAACGCAGCGCCGCCAGGGTGTCGGCGGTCTCACCCGATTGCGAGACAAACAGGGCCAGTGTCTTGGCCGGGATCGGCGGCTCGCGGTAGCGGAACTCGGAAGCGATATCGACTTCGACCGGCAGGCGGGCGATTTGTTCGAACCAGTATTTGGCGGTGACACAGGCATAATAGGCGGTGCCGCAGGCGACCATTGTCAGCCGCTCGACCTGAGAAAAATCAACCTCTCCGGGCAGCCGGACGGTATCTTCCTCGACTGGCAGGTAATGGCGGATCGCCTCGGCGATCACATGGGGCTGCTCGGCGATTTCCTTGGCCATGAAGTGCTTGTGGCCGGCCTTGTCGACCTGGGCGGCGTCGATCTGGATGGTCTTGGTTTCGCGGTTCACCAGGTCGCCATGCGCGTTGCGGATCTCGGCGCCTGCGCGGGTCACGACGGCGCGGTCGCCTTCCTCCAGATAAGTGATCCGGTCGGTCAGCGGCGCCAGGGCAATGGCGTCGGAGCCCACGAACATCTCGCCGTCGCCATGGCCGATTGCCAGCGGCGAGCCCTTGCGGGCGGCGACGATCAGGTCCTCCTCGCCGTCAAACAGGAACGCGAGCGCAAAGGCGCCCTCCAGCTGGTCCAGCGTCTTGAAGGCGGCATCCGCCGGCGCAAGGCCCTCCTGCAGGTAGCGTTCCGTCATCAGGGCAACTGTTTCGGTGTCGGTCTCGGTGCGGAACTCCAGGCCGCAGTTCAACAGCTCTGCGCGCAGTTCCTTGTAGTTCTCGATAATGCCGTTGTGCACCACGGCGACGGCGCCCGCGCGGTGCGGATGCGCGTTGCTGACGGACGGCGCGCCATGGGTCGCCCAGCGGGTGTGGCCGATCCCGGCCTTGCCGGCCAGCGGCTCGTGCACCAGGAGGTCGGAGAGGTTCACCAGCTTGCCCACCGCGCGGCGGCGGTGCAGTTCGCCCCTGTTCACCGTGGCGATGCCCGCACTGTCATAGCCGCGGTATTCCAGCCGCTTCAGCGCCTCGACCAGGATCGGGGCGGCCTCGTGATTGCCCAGTACGCCGACAATTCCGCACATCACTTGGCTCCCTTTTGCAGGCGGGCTTTCTTGGCGTGCAGCATCTCCATGAGCTTGCGCGCGCGGCCCGGTTTGTTGGTTTGTTCAGCGCGGCCAATGGCCAGGTCGCCGTCTTCGACATTCTTTGTGATGATGGCACCTGTCGCGGTCATCGCCTCGTTGCCGACCCGCACCGGGGCCACCAGCATGGTGTTCGACCCGATAAAGGTGCGGGCGCCGATTTCGGTGCGGTGCTTCATCACACCGTCATAGTTGCAGGTAATTGTGCCCGCGCCAATATTGGTTGCTTCGCCGACCGCGGCGTCGCCGATATAGCTAAGGTGGTTCACCTTGGCGCCTTCGGCAATCTCGGCGTTCTTGATTTCGACGAAGTTGCCGATGTGGGTGTTCTCCGCCAGCTCCGCACCGGGGCGCAGGCGGGCATAAGGCCCCACTTTGGCACCGCGGCTGACGTGGCAGCCCTCCAGATGCGAAAACGCCCGGATCAGCGCGCCGCTTTCCACCGTCACGCCGGGGCCGAAGACCACATTGGGTTCGATCACCGTGTCGCGGCCGATGATGGTCCCGAAAGAGAGGTAGACGGTTTCCGGCGCCATCAGGGTGACGCCCAGGTCCAGAAGTTCGGCCCGTGCGCGTGCCTGGAACAGCCCGTCGGCCTGCGCCAGTTCCGCGCGGGAATTGACGCCCAGCGTTTCCGCCTCGTCGCAGGACACGGCGGTGACTTTCAAGCCCTCGCGGCGGGCCAGTTCCACCAGATCGGTCAGGTAGTATTCCCCCGAGGCGTTTTCATTGCCAACCCGGGCGATCAGATCGAACATCGCGCTGGCCTTGCAGGCCATCAGCCCGGAATTGCAGAAGGTGATGGCGCGCTCGGCTTCAGAGGCGTCCTTGAACTCGACAATCCGCTCCAGGCTGTCGCCGTTCATCACCAGGCGGCCATAACGTCCCGGGTCGGCAGCCTCGAACCCCAGGATCACCAGATCGGCGCGCTGGCGGGCTTCGACCATCCGCTCCAGCGTCTCGGCGCTGACAAAGGGCGTGTCGCCGTAAAGCACAACCACATCGCCCTCGAAGCCGTCTAACGCGGCGCGGGCCTGGTTCACCGCATGGGCGGTGCCAAGCTGTTCCTCCTGAAGGACGACTTCGGCCTCCTCGTCGATTTCGGCTACCGCCTCACGCACTGCCTCAGCCCCGTGACCTGCCACAATGATGGTGCGCTCCGGCTCCAGTGCGCGGCCTGCAGCCATAGCGTGCTCCAGCATCGGCGCCTGGGCGATCGGGTGCAGGACTTTGGGGAGGTCGGAGTTCATCCGCGTGCCTTTTCCGGCCGCCAGGATGACAAGGGCAATGCTCATAATCGCTTTTCTCTTTGTGTTTTTAGCGCTCCCGTTTTATCCGCTGGGGGGCAGGGCGCAAGGGATAGCGCCATCAAACTAGATTGCGGGCTGCAACATGCGGCGGCGGAAAAGTGCCGAAAGGGCAGGGTATGCGAACAGTTATCTTCGATCTGGACGGCACGCTGGCGGATACCTCGGGCGATCTGCTGGCGGCGGCCAATTTCTGCTTCCGGCAGATGGGGCTGGGCGATGTGCTGAGCCATCCCGAAGATGCAGGCGTCGCTCTGCGCGGCGGCCGGATGATGCTGACCGCAGGTTTGAAACGGGCAGGGCAGTTCAACCCCGCCACCGTCGATGAGTTTTATCCGGTTCTGCTGGAAGCCTATCGCGATGCTATCGACCACCACACTATACTTTATCCCGGTGCAATGGAGGCTGTGGAGGTGCTGAAAGCCGCGGGCTTCGGCGTCGGCATTTGCACAAACAAGCCGGAAGGGCTGGCAGAGCAGCTGATGCGCAGCCTTGGCGTGCGGGATGCCTTTGCCTCGCTGGTTGGGGCGGACACGCTGCCGGTGCGCAAACCCGACCCGGAGCCGCTGTTCGAGGCCGCCCGCCGCGCTGGCGGCGATCCGGCGCGCACGCTGCTGGTCGGTGACAGCGACACTGACCGCACAACCTCTGCCAATGCGGGTGTGCCGTCGGTGCTGGTGACCTTCGGGCCCTCCGGCGATGACATGGCGGCGCTGAAACCCGAGGCTCTGCTCGACCGGTTCGAGGACCTGCCGGAGGTCGCGGACCGGCTGATTGCGTGATCCCGCAACTTAGTTTCGGGAAAGCCGTCCTTTCGGGTTCTCTCTTGACCCTTGAGGGGCAGCGGCTCACAAACGCCGCATGAGCGAGACATTTTCCGGGTCTTTCACCCAGCAGGAACCCATCCCTGAAGACGCCATCGAGGCCGCGCTGGCGGTGCTCCGTAGCGGGCGGCTGCACCGCTATAACGTGGCAGAGGGCGAGGCAGGGGAAACCGCCCTGCTGGAGCAGGAGTTCGCGGCGCAGACGGGCGCGAAATACTGCCTTGCGGTGGCGTCCGGCGGCTATGCGCTGGCGACCTCGCTGCGCGCGGTCGGGGTGAAGCCCGGCGACAAGGTTCTGACCAACGCCTTCACACTGGCGCCGGTGCCTGGATCAATCGCCTCTGTCGGGGCGGAGCCGGTGTTTGTCGAGGTGACCGAAGGCCTGACCATCGACCTGGAGGATCTGGCGGCGAAGGCGGATCAGGCGAAAGTGCTGATGCTGTCGCACATGCGCGGGCATCTGTGCGACATGGACCGGCTGATGGAGATCTGCGACGCAGCCGGTATCACCGTGATCGAGGATTGCGCCCACACCATGGGCGCCTCCTGGAACGGGGTGCTGTCGGGCCGCCATGGCGCGGTGGGCTGCTATTCCTGCCAGACCTACAAGCATGTGAACTCGGGCGAGGGCGGGCTGCTCATCACGGATGATGAGGAAATTGCCGCCCGCGCCATCATGATGTCGGGCTCCTACATGCTGTATGGCCGCCATCTGGCGGCGCCGGGGCCAGAGGTGTTTGAGCGGGTGAAATACGAGACCCCCAACATCTCGGGCCGCATGGACAACCTGCGCGCCGCCATCCTGCGGCCGCAGTTGCGCGACCTGGATACTCAGGTGGAACGCTGGAACGACCGCTACCGCGCGGTGGAGGACGGTCTGCGCGGCACGCCAGGCCTGACGGTCGTGGAGCGACCCGCGCAGGAGGACTATGTCGGCTCCTCCATCCAGTTCCTGCTTTTGGACTGGAGTGAAGACGCCGTGCAGGAGGCCGTGCGCCGCTGTGCCGCCCGCGGGGTGGAGCTGAAATGGTTCGGCACGCCGGAGCCTGTTGCCTTCACCTCCCGCTATGACAGCTGGCGCTATGCGGACACCCCGCGGCTGCCGCAAAGCGACCGCATCCTGGCGGGGGTCATCGACATGCGGGTGCCGCTGACCTTCAGCCTGGAGGACTGCGCCCAGATCGCCCGGATCATCCGGGCAGAGGTGTCTGCCGTCTATCAGTCGGGCTGATAGAGCGGCACGGTCGAGATCGAGACCTTGGCGGAGCCATCCGTCAGCTCGGCTGCGTGGGCGACATAGATCAGCGTCTGGTTGGTTTCATCGAACAGACGTTTCACACGCAGGGATTTGAGGATGATGGACCGCGACTCCCGGAACACGTCCTCGCCGTCATCGCTGCGGTCGATGTCGCCCAGCGTGATCGGCCCGGTCTGGCGGCAGGCCAGCGAGGCGTTGGAGGGGTCCTCGAACCAGTTGCCCTTGGACAGCCGGTCAATCAGCCCGCGCTCAAAATAGGCGATGTGGCAGGTGACACCTTGGACCTTGGGATCGGAGATCGCCTCGATCACAATATCATTGCCGACCCAGTCGACCCCGATCTGGCCGATCTCCTCGGCGGCGGCTGGCATGCCCAGCAAGCAGAATGCGGCAGCCAGGGCGCGGTTCAAACGTTTCATGGAAATCTCCTGATTCTATTCGGCGGGGCAGGTTTCGCTCCCTTTATGCATCACTTACGCGCAGGTGCGGAAAAGGATCCATGGAACCTTTTGCCGGAGGCGGAGTTACTCCTGCTCAACGGCGCGTTGAGGCGCCGATGACAGAAAATGGATGAGAGGACACTATCATGTTTACGCCGAAACGCGCCCTGACCGCATCTGCCTTGGCCCTGCTGGCTGCACCGGTTTGGGCCGGCGCGCAGGTGCAGGCCGTGACCGACCTGAACCTGCGCGCAGGCCCGGGACCGCATCACGAAATCATCGGTGTGATCTCTGCCGACGGCTCGGTTGATCTTGAGGGCTGCCTTGAGGAAAGCAACTGGTGCAAGGTCGCATACGATGGTGCGGACGGCTGGGCCTATGGTGAATACCTGACTGGGGCCGTCACCGAAAAATTCGTTCCGGTGGTTGCCAAGGAAAGCCCTGTCAAGTTCAACACCGTGACCTATACCACCACTGAAACCGGTGAAACCGATGCAGCAATGGGCGCACTCGGCGGCGCGATCACCGGCGGCCTGATTGCCGGTCCGGCCGGCGTCGTCGCGGGGGCCGTGGCAGGCAGCCTCGCAGGGGAAGCCGCTGTGCCGGACGAGAAAGTCGTCACCTATGTGCGCAGCAATGCCACCGAACCGGTGTACGTGCAGGGTGAAGTGGTGACTGGCGTCATGATCCCGGAGGAAGTGGAGCTGACCGCGGTTCCGGACTCCGAATACCGCTATGTCTACCTGAACGGCTTGCCTGTGCTGGTTGAGGCGGATGACCGCACGGTGGTCTACGTGGTGCGCTGATCCGGTCCAAAGCGAAATTGTGCGGGCGGTCCCTTGCGGGCCGCCCGTTGCCGTTTGCGGTGTCCGCACAGGAACACGATTGACCCGAATCGTGCCCTGGTCTATTGAATTGAACAACTGTTCATATAATCGGCTGTGCCCTGGAGGATCTGCGGGATGTTCAACGCAAGCATGAGTTTCGATCTTGGTGAGGATGTTAACGCCCTGCGCGATGTGGTTCACCGCTGGGCGCAGGACCGCGTCAAGCCGATGGCGCAGGAGATCGACCAGAACAACGAATTCCCTGCCGGTCTGTGGCAGGAGATGGGTGAGCTGGGCCTGCTCGGCATCACCGTGCCGGAAGAATTCGGCGGCGCGGGCATGTCTTACCTCGCCCACACCGTCGCGGTTGAGGAAATCGCACGGGCCTCGGCCTCCGTTTCGCTGTCCTACGGCGCGCACTCCAACCTCTGCGTTAATCAGATCAAACTGAACGGCAATGCGGAGCAGAAGCAGAAATACCTGCCGCGGCTGATCTCTGGTGAGCACGTCGGCGCGCTGGCGATGTCAGAGGCGGGCGCGGGTTCGGACGTGGTCTCGATGAGCTTGCGCGCGGAAAAGCGCAACGACCACTTCCGCCTGAACGGCAACAAGTACTGGATCACCAACGGCCCGGATGCCGATACGCTGGTGGTCTACGCCAAGACCGATCCGGAGGCGGGCTCCAAGGGCATCACCGCCTTCCTGATCGAAAAGGAGATGAAGGGTTTCTCCACCTCCAAGCATTTCGACAAGCTGGGGATGCGCGGCTCCAACACTGCCGAGCTGGTGTTTGAAGACGTGGAAGTCCCGTTTGAGAACGTGCTGGGCGAAGAGGGCAAGGGCGTGCGCGTGCTGATGTCCGGCCTGGATTATGAGCGCGTGGTGCTGGCGGGCATCGGCCTGGGTATCATGGCGTCCTGCATGGATGAGATGATGCCCTACATGGCGGAGCGCAAGCAATTCGGCCAGCCGATCGGGAACTTCCAGCTGATGCAGGCCAAGATTGCCGACATGTACACGGCGATGAACTCGGCGCGGGCCTATGTCTACGAAGTCGCGAAATCCTGCGACAACGGCACCGTGACCCGCCAGGACGCGGCGGCCTGCTGCCTTTATGCGTCCGAGGTGGCGATGACCCAGGCGCACCAGGCGGTGCAGGCCTTTGGCGGCGCGGGCTATTTGTCCGACAACCCGGTCGGCCGCATCTTCCGCGATGCCAAGCTGATGGAAATCGGCGCAGGCACCAGCGAGATCCGCCGGATGCTGATCGGCCGCGAGCTGATGGGTACCATGTAACAAACGAAAACCCCGCGCATCCCAGGGAGGCGCGGGGTTTGAAACAAGCCTGGCGGCACGAGGCCAGCCGCCAGACCGGAACAAAGTCACTAAGGATCAGAAGCGGTGCACGTAAGCGAGGTTCACGACAACCGGATCAATCTCTGCGGTGCCGATTGCGGCGCCGTTCAGGGTTGCGTCGGTGTCGATGTCCATCCAGCGCACGTTGAACCGCAGCGCGCCATTGTCGGAGATCTGGTAGTCGGCACCGGCGTTGACCGCCACACCAAAGCTGTCATCGAGGTCGAGCGTGCCAAGCGCGGTCTCTTCCTCAAAGAAGGTGGTGTAGTTCAGGCCCAGACCCAGGAACGGCTTGACCTTGCCGGCGGTCGGGAAGTGGTAGTTGACCGACAGGGTCGGCGGCAGCTGCTTGGCGGACGCTGCAAACGCGCCGTTCAGGCGAACGTCATGCTCGAACGGCGAGGCCGCCAGCAGCTCGACACCCCAGTTGTCGCGGAAGAAGTATTCAACGGTCAGCGAAAGCGCGGTGCCATCGTCGATATCCGCTGCGGCGCCGGCCAGGGTGCCGTTGCCGGATTTCGGGTTGACGTTGGCGATACCAACACCAACGGTCCAGTCGCCTTGCTGCTGGGCCAGCGCGGGGCCAGCCAGGGCGGCGAGGGCAGAAGTCAGTGCCAAAGCGGAAACGATGCGTTTCATCGGGTGCGTCCCTTTTCTTGTGTTTACCCCGCAGTGGTGCCCCATGGCGCGGCCGAAAACTCTGATCTGGATCAAGGGGCGGATCGCTTTCCCCTTGAAAAGCCGGTGAAAAATTGCATGTCCGCCATGCGTTTCGGGAATGTCTAAATATGCATGACACCTGTAACATTCCCGGGCTTCGCGCTGATGGCAGCTGGGACCTGCCGGAGCGGCTGAACATGGCCGCGCAATGCCTGTCGCATCCGGCTGAAAAGACCGCCCTGATTGATATGACCGGTCCGGCGCGGCGGGACATTTCTTACGGCGGGCTTGCGGAGATGACCGACGGGCTGGCCCGCTACCTGCTGCAGCGTATCCAGCCGGGCGACCGGGTCGGGGTGCTGCTCAGCCAGTCGCCCTGGTGCGCCGCGGCGCATCTGGCGATCTGGAAGGCAGGCGGCATCTCGGTGCCCTTGTTCAAGCTGTTCAAGCGCGACGCGCTGGCGTCACGCGCCGGCGACGCGGGTGTGCGCTTCGTCTTCACCGACGCCGAGGGCGCCGGCCTGCTAGGCGATCTGGCCGAAGCGGTGATGACGGACAGCGCCGGGCTGGAGGGGGCACCGGTCCCCTTCGCCGATACCGCGCCGGATACGCCTGCCGTTCTGATCTACACCTCCGGTACCACCGGCAGCCCCAAGGGCGCGTTGC is a genomic window of Leisingera caerulea DSM 24564 containing:
- a CDS encoding DNA alkylation repair protein, producing MTLQEALAQLKALAEPGRAEQMAAYHKQTRAVLGVPNPATNDLTKAWRQTLNTEERAGLARALWESDVFEARIAAAKLLTQARIKDDQAIWALLQTWVPEFDSWAIADHVCSAIAKRLQADPERLDTVEAWSRSDHMWTRRAALVATLPWAKMNNVKPADQDRRERILGWAAAYVPDRNWFIQKAIGWWLRDLSKHDAARTHAFLDAHGAEMKGFARKEAAKYLKHA
- the glmS gene encoding glutamine--fructose-6-phosphate transaminase (isomerizing); the encoded protein is MCGIVGVLGNHEAAPILVEALKRLEYRGYDSAGIATVNRGELHRRRAVGKLVNLSDLLVHEPLAGKAGIGHTRWATHGAPSVSNAHPHRAGAVAVVHNGIIENYKELRAELLNCGLEFRTETDTETVALMTERYLQEGLAPADAAFKTLDQLEGAFALAFLFDGEEDLIVAARKGSPLAIGHGDGEMFVGSDAIALAPLTDRITYLEEGDRAVVTRAGAEIRNAHGDLVNRETKTIQIDAAQVDKAGHKHFMAKEIAEQPHVIAEAIRHYLPVEEDTVRLPGEVDFSQVERLTMVACGTAYYACVTAKYWFEQIARLPVEVDIASEFRYREPPIPAKTLALFVSQSGETADTLAALRFCQEKANKILSVVNVPESSIARESDLALPIFAGPEIGVASTKAFTCQLTVLLALALKAACDRGHLSAEEMAEYATAIRGLPNVLSSALEQNEAIRQAAQKVSEARDVLFLGRGLMFPLALEGALKLKEISYIHAEAYASGELKHGPIALIDKNMPVVVLTPKDALFDKSVSNMQEVLARKGKVLMISDQDGINEAGDDVWCAIRMPRVKEALTPILYAIPAQLLAYHTAVAKGTDVDQPRNLAKSVTVE
- the glmU gene encoding bifunctional UDP-N-acetylglucosamine diphosphorylase/glucosamine-1-phosphate N-acetyltransferase GlmU, with product MSIALVILAAGKGTRMNSDLPKVLHPIAQAPMLEHAMAAGRALEPERTIIVAGHGAEAVREAVAEIDEEAEVVLQEEQLGTAHAVNQARAALDGFEGDVVVLYGDTPFVSAETLERMVEARQRADLVILGFEAADPGRYGRLVMNGDSLERIVEFKDASEAERAITFCNSGLMACKASAMFDLIARVGNENASGEYYLTDLVELARREGLKVTAVSCDEAETLGVNSRAELAQADGLFQARARAELLDLGVTLMAPETVYLSFGTIIGRDTVIEPNVVFGPGVTVESGALIRAFSHLEGCHVSRGAKVGPYARLRPGAELAENTHIGNFVEIKNAEIAEGAKVNHLSYIGDAAVGEATNIGAGTITCNYDGVMKHRTEIGARTFIGSNTMLVAPVRVGNEAMTATGAIITKNVEDGDLAIGRAEQTNKPGRARKLMEMLHAKKARLQKGAK
- a CDS encoding HAD-IA family hydrolase; the encoded protein is MRTVIFDLDGTLADTSGDLLAAANFCFRQMGLGDVLSHPEDAGVALRGGRMMLTAGLKRAGQFNPATVDEFYPVLLEAYRDAIDHHTILYPGAMEAVEVLKAAGFGVGICTNKPEGLAEQLMRSLGVRDAFASLVGADTLPVRKPDPEPLFEAARRAGGDPARTLLVGDSDTDRTTSANAGVPSVLVTFGPSGDDMAALKPEALLDRFEDLPEVADRLIA
- a CDS encoding DegT/DnrJ/EryC1/StrS family aminotransferase, which produces MSETFSGSFTQQEPIPEDAIEAALAVLRSGRLHRYNVAEGEAGETALLEQEFAAQTGAKYCLAVASGGYALATSLRAVGVKPGDKVLTNAFTLAPVPGSIASVGAEPVFVEVTEGLTIDLEDLAAKADQAKVLMLSHMRGHLCDMDRLMEICDAAGITVIEDCAHTMGASWNGVLSGRHGAVGCYSCQTYKHVNSGEGGLLITDDEEIAARAIMMSGSYMLYGRHLAAPGPEVFERVKYETPNISGRMDNLRAAILRPQLRDLDTQVERWNDRYRAVEDGLRGTPGLTVVERPAQEDYVGSSIQFLLLDWSEDAVQEAVRRCAARGVELKWFGTPEPVAFTSRYDSWRYADTPRLPQSDRILAGVIDMRVPLTFSLEDCAQIARIIRAEVSAVYQSG
- a CDS encoding CreA family protein — protein: MKRLNRALAAAFCLLGMPAAAEEIGQIGVDWVGNDIVIEAISDPKVQGVTCHIAYFERGLIDRLSKGNWFEDPSNASLACRQTGPITLGDIDRSDDGEDVFRESRSIILKSLRVKRLFDETNQTLIYVAHAAELTDGSAKVSISTVPLYQPD
- a CDS encoding DUF1236 domain-containing protein, translating into MFTPKRALTASALALLAAPVWAGAQVQAVTDLNLRAGPGPHHEIIGVISADGSVDLEGCLEESNWCKVAYDGADGWAYGEYLTGAVTEKFVPVVAKESPVKFNTVTYTTTETGETDAAMGALGGAITGGLIAGPAGVVAGAVAGSLAGEAAVPDEKVVTYVRSNATEPVYVQGEVVTGVMIPEEVELTAVPDSEYRYVYLNGLPVLVEADDRTVVYVVR
- a CDS encoding isovaleryl-CoA dehydrogenase encodes the protein MFNASMSFDLGEDVNALRDVVHRWAQDRVKPMAQEIDQNNEFPAGLWQEMGELGLLGITVPEEFGGAGMSYLAHTVAVEEIARASASVSLSYGAHSNLCVNQIKLNGNAEQKQKYLPRLISGEHVGALAMSEAGAGSDVVSMSLRAEKRNDHFRLNGNKYWITNGPDADTLVVYAKTDPEAGSKGITAFLIEKEMKGFSTSKHFDKLGMRGSNTAELVFEDVEVPFENVLGEEGKGVRVLMSGLDYERVVLAGIGLGIMASCMDEMMPYMAERKQFGQPIGNFQLMQAKIADMYTAMNSARAYVYEVAKSCDNGTVTRQDAAACCLYASEVAMTQAHQAVQAFGGAGYLSDNPVGRIFRDAKLMEIGAGTSEIRRMLIGRELMGTM
- a CDS encoding OmpW/AlkL family protein, which codes for MKRIVSALALTSALAALAGPALAQQQGDWTVGVGIANVNPKSGNGTLAGAAADIDDGTALSLTVEYFFRDNWGVELLAASPFEHDVRLNGAFAASAKQLPPTLSVNYHFPTAGKVKPFLGLGLNYTTFFEEETALGTLDLDDSFGVAVNAGADYQISDNGALRFNVRWMDIDTDATLNGAAIGTAEIDPVVVNLAYVHRF